In Apium graveolens cultivar Ventura chromosome 10, ASM990537v1, whole genome shotgun sequence, the following are encoded in one genomic region:
- the LOC141689981 gene encoding putative polyol transporter 1, which yields MAGAFNVSGDDSGGSKDVGSPVIFDAVKKPKRNKYAFGCAILASMTSVLLGYDIGVMSGAAIYIKDQLHVSDVKLEIVVGIINFFSLVGSALAGRTSDWIGRRYTMVLAGAIFFVGAILMGFATNYSFLMFGRFVAGIGVGYALMIAPVYTAEVSPASSRGFLTSFPEVFINIGVLLGYVSNYAFSKLPANLGWRFMLGIGAIPSIGLAIGVLGMPESPRWLVMKGRLGEARQVLDKTSDSKEESRLRLSDIKQAAGIPEECNDDIVVMPKRRNDEAVWKELLLHPTPSVRHAFIAGVGLHFFQQSSGIDAVVLYSPRIFEKAGITSTDLKLLATIAVGISKTLFILVATFLLDRIGRRPLLLTSMGGMIISLTLLGTSLAVIDHSDHTVHWAVALAIFGVLAYVGTFSIGLGPIAWVYSSEVFPLRLRAQGCSIGVAVNRGTSGIISMTFLSLYKAISIAGAFYLFAAIAGVAWIFIFTLLPETQGRSLEEMGLLFGTYFGWRKTLKGLKNREAEEAKNANVI from the exons ATGGCTGGAGCTTTCAATGTTTCCGGTGACGATTCCGGCGGCTCTAAAGATGTAGGATCACCTGTAATATTTGATGCTGTCAAGAAACCTAAACGAAATAAATATGCTTTTGGTTGCGCTATTTTAGCTTCCATGACTTCCGTTTTGCTTGGTTATG ATATTGGAGTGATGAGTGGAGCAGCAATTTACATAAAAGATCAGCTCCATGTGTCGGACGTAAAACTGGAGATTGTTGTCGGAATAATTAACTTCTTTTCACTTGTTGGGTCTGCTCTTGCCGGAAGAACCTCCGACTGGATTGGCAGGCGTTACACAATGGTGCTAGCCGGTGCTATATTTTTTGTTGGAGCAATACTTATGGGATTTGCAACCAACTATTCATTTCTGATGTTTGGTCGATTCGTCGCCGGAATCGGAGTAGGTTATGCCCTCATGATTGCTCCGGTGTACACGGCCGAGGTTTCTCCAGCATCATCTCGTGGATTTCTTACTTCATTCCCGGAAGTTTTCATTAATATCG GTGTACTGCTCGGATATGTCTCGAATTATGCATTTTCCAAACTCCCTGCCAACTTGGGCTGGCGATTCATGCTTGGAATCGGAGCAATACCTTCAATCGGTTTAGCGATTGGTGTCCTAGGCATGCCCGAATCACCTCGTTGGCTCGTCATGAAAGGCCGTCTCGGCGAAGCTAGACAAGTCCTAGACAAAACCTCAGATTCCAAAGAAGAATCTCGCCTTAGATTATCCGACATCAAACAGGCTGCTGGCATACCCGAAGAATGCAACGACGATATCGTTGTAATGCCTAAACGGAGGAATGACGAGGCAGTGTGGAAAGAGTTGCTTCTCCATCCTACACCATCAGTCCGTCACGCGTTCATTGCTGGCGTTGGTCTACATTTTTTCCAACAATCAAGTGGCATAGACGCTGTTGTTTTGTACAGTCCTCGAATTTTCGAAAAGGCTGGAATCACGAGTACCGACTTAAAACTGCTAGCAACAATAGCTGTTGGAATCTCGAAGACACTCTTCATCCTAGTAGCTACATTTTTACTCGATCGAATCGGACGACGTCCATTGCTTCTCACAAGCATGGGAGGAATGATCATATCCTTAACTCTCCTGGGAACATCCTTGGCTGTTATTGACCACTCAGATCACACAGTTCATTGGGCCGTGGCATTGGCAATCTTCGGAGTTTTAGCATACGTGGGCACGTTTTCTATTGGGCTAGGTCCAATTGCATGGGTTTATAGTTCAGAGGTGTTCCCATTAAGACTAAGGGCCCAAGGATGTAGCATTGGAGTAGCTGTTAACAGGGGTACAAGTGGAATTATCTCGATGACATTTTTGTCGCTATACAAAGCCATAAGTATAGCAGGGGCATTCTATTTATTTGCAGCTATTGCAGGAGTGGCATGGATATTTATATTCACATTACTTCCTGAAACACAAGGGAGGAGCCTTGAAGAAATGGGGTTACTGTTTGGAACCTATTTTGGTTGGAGAAAAACTTTGAAGGGTTTGAAGAACAGAGAAGCTGAGGAAGCTAAAAATGCTAATGTCATATAG